In a genomic window of Staphylococcus taiwanensis:
- a CDS encoding penicillin-binding protein, with product MAKRKIKIRKNKLGAVLLVGIFGLLFFILVLRYSYIMVTGHSDGQNLIMRANETYLVHSQEQAERGKIYDRNGKVLAEDVERYKVVAVIDKSAGKSGDKPRYVEDKKKTAKQLSKIIDMKPAEIEKRLNQKKAFQVEFGQKGTNLTYDDKQKLEKMNLPGITLYPETERFYPNGNFASHLIGMAQKNPDTGELKGALGVEKIFDSYLSGTKGALSYIQDIWGYIAPNSKHETSPKRGDDVHLTIDSNIQVFVEEALDDMVKRYQPKDMFAVVMDAKTGEILAYSQRPTFNPETGEDFGKKWANDLYQNTYEPGSTFKSYGLAAAIQEGKFDPKKKYESGHRDIMGSRISDWNKTGWGEIPMSLGFTYSSNTLMMHLQDLVGTDKMKSWYERFGFGKKTGGLFDGEASGNIAWSNELQQKTSAFGQSTTVTPVQMIQAQSAFFNKGNMLKPWFVEDISNPISNKTFYKGKKEIAGKPITANTASKVENELDKVVNSKKSHAMNYRIDGYDIEGKTGTAQVADSNGGGYVKGENPYFVSFIGDAPKKNPKVIVYAGMSLAQKNDQEAYEMGVSKAFKPIMENTLKYLNVGSKKDETKSAQYSKVPNVAGQSTDKAKESLQSENLKAVVIGSGNTIKSQSVKANKKVLPNSKVLLLTDGDKTMPNMKGWTKDDVLAFQELTGINVTTKGNGYVTKQSITNGTTLKDSSKIEIELSTEDPDDSSSDATSESDNTSQSSDSEKTDKSSKSDKSNQSSKDKSKSSSESKDSNSKNDSN from the coding sequence ATGGCGAAGCGAAAAATTAAAATTAGAAAAAATAAATTAGGAGCAGTCCTCCTTGTTGGTATATTCGGACTGCTCTTTTTTATATTGGTTTTAAGATATTCATATATTATGGTAACTGGACACTCAGACGGACAAAACTTAATTATGCGTGCAAATGAAACATATCTTGTTCATAGTCAAGAACAGGCTGAACGTGGAAAAATTTATGATAGAAATGGTAAAGTTCTTGCTGAAGATGTGGAAAGATATAAAGTTGTAGCGGTAATTGATAAAAGTGCTGGAAAAAGTGGGGATAAACCTCGCTATGTAGAAGATAAGAAGAAAACAGCAAAGCAATTATCTAAAATTATTGATATGAAGCCAGCAGAAATTGAAAAACGTTTAAATCAGAAAAAAGCATTCCAAGTAGAATTTGGACAAAAAGGGACAAATCTAACTTATGATGATAAACAAAAATTGGAAAAAATGAATTTGCCAGGAATTACATTATATCCTGAAACAGAGCGTTTTTATCCTAATGGAAACTTTGCTTCTCATCTAATTGGTATGGCACAAAAAAATCCAGATACAGGAGAATTAAAAGGTGCTTTAGGTGTTGAAAAAATATTTGATAGTTATCTTAGTGGTACGAAAGGTGCACTATCGTATATTCAAGATATTTGGGGATATATTGCTCCAAATTCTAAGCATGAAACATCTCCTAAACGTGGAGATGATGTCCATTTAACAATAGATTCAAATATCCAAGTATTTGTTGAAGAAGCACTGGATGATATGGTTAAAAGATATCAACCAAAAGATATGTTTGCTGTAGTAATGGATGCAAAAACTGGAGAGATACTCGCTTACAGTCAACGACCAACTTTTAATCCTGAAACAGGAGAAGACTTCGGTAAAAAATGGGCAAACGATTTATATCAAAATACGTATGAACCTGGTTCAACTTTTAAATCATATGGTTTAGCCGCAGCCATTCAAGAAGGGAAATTTGATCCAAAGAAAAAATATGAATCAGGGCATCGTGACATTATGGGTTCAAGAATTTCTGACTGGAATAAGACTGGTTGGGGTGAAATACCAATGTCTCTTGGTTTCACATATTCATCTAATACCTTAATGATGCATTTACAAGATTTAGTAGGTACAGATAAAATGAAATCTTGGTATGAAAGATTCGGCTTTGGTAAGAAAACTGGTGGTCTTTTTGATGGAGAAGCATCAGGTAATATCGCTTGGTCAAATGAATTGCAACAAAAAACGTCAGCGTTCGGACAGTCAACAACTGTGACACCAGTCCAAATGATACAAGCACAATCAGCATTCTTTAATAAAGGTAATATGTTGAAACCTTGGTTTGTTGAAGATATCTCAAACCCTATTTCTAATAAAACATTCTATAAAGGTAAAAAAGAAATAGCAGGTAAACCAATTACAGCGAATACCGCAAGTAAAGTTGAAAATGAACTTGATAAAGTAGTAAATAGTAAAAAAAGTCATGCGATGAATTATCGTATAGATGGCTATGATATTGAAGGTAAAACTGGGACAGCCCAAGTAGCTGATTCTAATGGTGGCGGTTATGTAAAAGGAGAAAATCCTTACTTTGTAAGCTTTATTGGCGATGCACCTAAGAAAAACCCTAAAGTTATCGTTTATGCTGGTATGAGTTTAGCTCAAAAAAATGACCAAGAAGCGTATGAAATGGGTGTAAGTAAAGCGTTCAAACCAATTATGGAAAATACACTTAAATACTTAAATGTAGGTTCTAAAAAGGATGAAACAAAATCTGCCCAATATAGCAAAGTGCCAAACGTAGCTGGTCAATCTACTGATAAAGCTAAAGAAAGCCTTCAATCTGAAAACTTAAAAGCTGTTGTTATCGGTAGTGGTAATACCATCAAGTCACAATCAGTAAAAGCAAATAAAAAAGTATTACCTAATAGTAAAGTTTTACTATTAACTGACGGAGATAAAACAATGCCAAATATGAAGGGCTGGACGAAAGACGACGTACTTGCCTTCCAAGAGTTGACTGGAATCAATGTGACAACGAAAGGAAACGGTTATGTAACTAAACAGTCAATAACTAATGGCACAACATTGAAAGATAGCAGTAAGATTGAAATTGAATTATCTACTGAAGATCCAGACGATTCATCTAGTGACGCAACTAGTGAATCAGATAATACAAGTCAATCATCTGATTCAGAGAAAACTGATAAATCTTCTAAGTCGGACAAATCAAATCAATCATCAAAAGATAAATCAAAATCATCGTCAGAAAGTAAAGATTCAAATAGTAAAAATGATTCAAACTAA
- the ftsL gene encoding cell division protein FtsL, giving the protein MAVEKIYEPYEETQHNSIPKQQPKSKPETRTVTKKVVVQLTRFEKFLYITLVTAIAVIAIYMLSLKMDAYDTNGKIADLDTKIEKQSSENSAIKSEIKKNSSYQRIYDKAKEQGMSLNNDNVKVVRTNGEAKN; this is encoded by the coding sequence ATGGCTGTAGAGAAAATATATGAACCATATGAAGAGACCCAGCACAATAGTATTCCGAAACAACAACCGAAATCGAAACCAGAAACACGAACAGTAACTAAAAAGGTTGTTGTCCAACTAACAAGGTTTGAAAAGTTTTTATACATAACGCTTGTTACTGCAATTGCTGTGATTGCTATCTATATGCTATCTTTAAAAATGGATGCGTATGATACGAATGGGAAAATTGCAGATTTAGATACTAAAATAGAAAAACAATCCAGTGAAAACAGCGCAATCAAATCTGAAATTAAGAAAAATTCTTCTTACCAACGCATTTACGATAAGGCAAAAGAACAAGGAATGAGCCTAAATAACGACAATGTAAAGGTAGTGCGTACTAATGGCGAAGCGAAAAATTAA
- the rsmH gene encoding 16S rRNA (cytosine(1402)-N(4))-methyltransferase RsmH, whose protein sequence is MFHHISVMLNETIDYLDIKEDGIYVDCTLGGAGHALYLLNQLNDNGRLIAIDQDTTALENAKEVLKDHLHKVTFVHSNFRELTDILKNLNIEKVDGIYYDLGVSSPQLDVPERGFSYHHDAKLDMRMDQTQELSAYEVVNHWSYEALVKIFYRYGEEKFSKQIARRIEAHREQHPIETTLELVDIIKEGIPAKARRKGGHPAKRVFQAIRIAVNDELSAFEDSIEQAIDLVKIGGRISVITFHSLEDRLCKQIFQEYEKGPDVPRGLPIIPEAYTPKLKRINRKPITATDTDLDENNRARSAKLRVAEILK, encoded by the coding sequence GTGTTTCATCATATAAGCGTAATGCTCAACGAAACAATTGATTATTTAGACATCAAAGAAGACGGCATCTATGTAGATTGTACGCTTGGTGGAGCGGGACATGCACTTTATTTATTAAATCAATTGAATGACAACGGCAGATTAATTGCAATTGACCAAGACACTACTGCTTTAGAGAATGCTAAAGAAGTGTTAAAAGATCATTTGCATAAAGTCACGTTCGTACATAGTAACTTTAGAGAATTAACTGACATTTTAAAAAACTTAAACATTGAAAAAGTAGATGGTATCTATTATGACTTAGGTGTTTCAAGCCCACAACTTGATGTTCCAGAACGTGGGTTTAGTTATCATCATGATGCTAAGCTTGATATGAGAATGGATCAAACTCAAGAGCTAAGTGCTTACGAAGTTGTAAACCATTGGTCATATGAAGCGCTTGTTAAAATTTTTTATCGCTATGGTGAAGAAAAATTTTCGAAACAAATAGCAAGAAGAATTGAAGCGCATCGTGAACAACATCCTATCGAAACTACTTTAGAACTTGTTGATATCATCAAAGAAGGCATACCAGCTAAAGCAAGAAGAAAAGGTGGTCATCCTGCAAAACGTGTCTTTCAAGCTATACGTATTGCTGTCAATGATGAACTATCTGCATTTGAAGATTCAATTGAACAAGCGATTGACCTAGTTAAAATAGGGGGCAGGATTTCAGTAATTACCTTTCATTCATTGGAAGATAGGTTATGTAAGCAAATATTCCAAGAATATGAAAAAGGTCCTGATGTGCCTAGAGGATTACCAATTATTCCTGAAGCATATACACCTAAACTAAAAAGAATAAACCGTAAACCTATCACGGCAACTGATACAGATTTAGATGAAAACAATAGAGCGCGTAGTGCGAAGTTACGTGTGGCAGAAATTTTAAAATAA
- the mraZ gene encoding division/cell wall cluster transcriptional repressor MraZ: protein MFMGEYEHQLDAKGRMIIPSKFRYDLNERFIITRGLDKCLFGYTLEEWQQIEEKMKTLPMTKKDARKFMRMFFSGAIEVELDKQGRINIPQNLRKYAKLTKECTVIGVSNRIEIWDRETWNDFYDESEESFEDIAEDLIDFDF, encoded by the coding sequence ATGTTCATGGGAGAATACGAGCATCAATTAGATGCTAAGGGACGTATGATAATTCCATCTAAGTTTAGATATGACTTAAATGAACGTTTTATTATCACACGAGGCCTTGATAAATGTTTATTTGGGTACACGCTTGAAGAATGGCAACAAATAGAAGAGAAAATGAAAACCTTACCTATGACTAAGAAAGATGCACGTAAATTTATGCGTATGTTTTTCTCAGGTGCCATCGAAGTCGAACTCGATAAACAGGGGCGTATCAATATCCCTCAAAATTTGAGAAAGTACGCCAAACTTACTAAAGAATGTACTGTAATTGGCGTTTCAAATCGAATTGAGATTTGGGATAGAGAGACTTGGAATGATTTTTATGATGAATCAGAAGAAAGTTTCGAAGATATTGCTGAAGATTTAATAGATTTTGATTTTTAA
- the bshC gene encoding bacillithiol biosynthesis cysteine-adding enzyme BshC — MDCQVTYFKEKDSFISRLKESDEQLLKFYQYDPMEQSSFVNRLQRPNNGRERQLANVIKAYMSDLVLTSSQEDNIKALGNGAKVVIGGQQAGLFGGPLYTFHKILSIVTLSNQLKGEHGQDIVPVFWIAGEDHDFDEVNHTYAFNAKDAKLYKTKYHTMTPPETNVSRYQFDKESMVEALNHFFKTLKETKHTKGLYDMCISIIDTNDTWTDVFKALLHEIFKEHGLLLIDAQFDKLRQLEKPLLKEIINIHDEIDNAFRNTQQKTINSGLAQMIQTDTNVHLFLHNDDMRQLLTSDDYMFKLSKSGTSFSKKDILNLIEAEPERFSNNVVTRPVMEEWLFNTVAFIGGPSEIKYWAELNEVFKLLSVEMPIVLPRMKMTYMMDRTSKLIKQYDLEVDNVIENGIEEDRAKFIRAQASEKVIQEVEELKKQHAKVYQQLYDEVNDNQDNMNLISKNNEIHNKQFDYLIKRYLLNIERENEISMKHFRELENVLHPLHGLQERVWNALQIMNDFGIEVFSPSTYPPLEYTFDQIIIKP, encoded by the coding sequence ATGGACTGTCAAGTAACATATTTTAAAGAAAAAGATTCGTTTATCTCACGATTAAAAGAAAGTGATGAACAACTATTAAAGTTTTATCAATATGATCCTATGGAGCAAAGCAGCTTTGTTAATAGATTGCAACGTCCAAATAATGGAAGAGAGCGCCAATTAGCGAACGTCATAAAAGCATATATGTCTGATTTAGTATTAACGTCTTCTCAAGAAGATAATATAAAAGCATTAGGGAATGGAGCTAAAGTTGTAATAGGTGGACAACAAGCTGGGTTATTTGGCGGGCCACTTTATACATTCCATAAAATTCTTTCAATTGTAACACTTAGTAATCAATTGAAAGGTGAACACGGGCAAGATATTGTACCGGTCTTTTGGATTGCAGGTGAAGATCATGACTTTGATGAAGTAAATCATACATATGCATTTAATGCCAAAGATGCAAAGTTGTATAAAACTAAATATCATACTATGACGCCACCTGAAACCAATGTCTCAAGATATCAATTTGATAAAGAATCAATGGTTGAAGCTTTAAATCATTTCTTTAAAACTTTAAAGGAAACTAAACACACTAAAGGACTTTATGACATGTGTATAAGTATCATTGATACAAATGATACATGGACAGATGTATTTAAAGCCTTGTTGCATGAAATTTTTAAAGAACATGGATTATTACTCATTGATGCGCAATTTGATAAATTACGTCAACTTGAAAAACCATTGTTAAAAGAAATCATTAATATACATGATGAAATTGATAATGCATTTAGAAATACACAACAGAAGACGATAAATTCTGGATTGGCACAAATGATACAAACAGATACAAACGTTCATTTGTTCCTTCATAATGATGATATGCGTCAACTGTTAACTTCAGATGATTACATGTTTAAACTAAGTAAATCTGGCACGTCATTTTCAAAAAAAGACATATTGAATTTGATAGAAGCAGAGCCGGAACGGTTTTCAAATAATGTTGTAACGAGACCAGTAATGGAAGAATGGCTGTTTAACACGGTGGCATTTATTGGAGGACCTAGTGAAATTAAATACTGGGCAGAATTAAATGAAGTATTTAAGCTTTTAAGCGTTGAAATGCCAATTGTATTACCTCGGATGAAAATGACTTATATGATGGATAGAACGTCAAAACTCATTAAGCAGTATGATCTTGAAGTCGATAATGTAATAGAAAATGGCATTGAAGAAGATAGAGCTAAATTCATACGTGCTCAAGCATCCGAAAAAGTTATTCAAGAAGTAGAGGAATTAAAAAAACAACATGCAAAAGTGTATCAACAATTGTATGATGAAGTGAATGATAATCAAGACAATATGAATTTAATATCTAAAAATAATGAAATCCATAATAAACAATTTGATTACTTAATCAAACGTTATTTGCTTAACATTGAAAGAGAAAACGAAATAAGTATGAAACACTTTAGAGAATTGGAAAATGTATTACATCCTCTCCATGGTTTACAAGAAAGAGTATGGAACGCACTTCAAATTATGAATGATTTTGGGATAGAAGTGTTCAGTCCCTCCACCTATCCACCACTTGAATACACTTTTGATCAAATTATTATAAAACCTTAA
- a CDS encoding N-acetyltransferase, giving the protein MSEVRHLDINFKTDKLFEAFREYGNKDLYMVEELQGQLIDASAESPFYGIFHGENLVARMALMKKGDVEEIYFPKYDDYLLLWKLEVLEDYKNRGYGKTLIDYAKSFDMPIKAIARQNSKDFLLNHNFEDVQAKNPEGHDVLVWDPKNK; this is encoded by the coding sequence ATGAGTGAAGTACGTCATCTTGATATCAATTTTAAAACTGATAAACTTTTTGAAGCATTTAGAGAATATGGTAATAAAGATTTATATATGGTTGAAGAATTACAAGGTCAGTTAATTGATGCCAGTGCAGAATCACCATTCTATGGTATCTTCCATGGTGAAAACTTAGTCGCTCGCATGGCCTTGATGAAAAAAGGTGATGTTGAGGAAATTTATTTTCCTAAATATGACGATTACTTATTACTATGGAAATTAGAAGTTTTAGAAGATTATAAAAATCGTGGCTATGGTAAAACATTAATAGATTATGCTAAATCATTTGATATGCCTATTAAAGCAATAGCACGTCAGAACTCTAAAGATTTTTTACTTAACCACAATTTTGAAGATGTTCAAGCTAAGAATCCTGAAGGACATGATGTATTAGTTTGGGATCCTAAAAATAAATAA
- a CDS encoding noncanonical pyrimidine nucleotidase, YjjG family has product MKYNTILLDFDDTLVDFYDAEDKAFHNMAKHYCHFPTEEDFQYFKKVNQAHWEAFQKNELTKDEVLSNRFIEYFDHYGIKVNGKEADISFRDELAKAPLKYFNSTKETINRLSRNCKLYIVTNGVTDTQKRRIAQLEFKDSFEAVFISEETGYQKPMVEFFDYIFNEIGEDKRHYSIIVGDSLTSDILGGKNANIATCWFNVRNKNNESNIHPDYEINNLKDLVRLVEES; this is encoded by the coding sequence ATGAAGTATAACACTATTTTATTAGATTTCGACGATACTTTAGTAGATTTTTATGATGCTGAAGACAAAGCTTTTCATAATATGGCTAAACATTATTGTCATTTTCCAACTGAAGAAGACTTTCAATATTTCAAAAAAGTAAATCAAGCACATTGGGAAGCTTTTCAAAAAAATGAATTGACCAAAGATGAAGTATTGTCTAATAGATTTATAGAGTATTTTGATCATTATGGAATTAAAGTAAATGGTAAAGAAGCAGATATTTCATTTCGAGATGAATTGGCAAAGGCACCACTAAAATACTTTAATTCTACCAAAGAAACTATAAACCGATTATCTCGAAACTGTAAACTTTATATTGTTACAAACGGCGTAACAGATACTCAAAAAAGACGTATTGCTCAATTAGAATTTAAAGATTCATTTGAAGCAGTATTTATTTCAGAAGAAACAGGTTATCAAAAGCCAATGGTGGAATTCTTTGATTATATCTTTAATGAAATTGGAGAAGATAAACGTCATTACTCTATAATAGTAGGCGACTCTTTGACTTCCGATATTCTTGGAGGTAAAAATGCCAATATCGCAACGTGTTGGTTTAATGTGAGAAATAAAAATAATGAATCAAATATACATCCAGATTATGAAATTAATAATTTGAAAGATTTAGTAAGATTGGTTGAAGAATCATAA